From Capra hircus breed San Clemente chromosome 1, ASM170441v1, whole genome shotgun sequence:
GTGTAGAAAAGGAACATAGAGACAAAACATGGTAGACAGGACAACAATTACTCTTGGCTGAGTGTCTATCACTTTCCtaacataattttgtttttgaaaaaaaattttttttttcaacctagCAAAGGTGAGCTGTTAACTTCACTGAGCTTTAAGGATAGAAATTTAACTTATATCTAGCTTCCCTCAAAGcttgagctctttttttttttttttttccagtttttaaatatttcacttggctgaactgggtcttcgttgtgacATGCAAATTTTCGGAAGAGCTTTTTATTCAGAGAATGTAatttcaaaaccacagtgaaatctGAAGATGTCGTATAAAAAGTGACAGCTGTATGATAGTAGAAGCATATGAGAACATTGGTTTGGCAATTATACATGAGTTCAAGTGGAaagtggcatgtgaactcttaggtgAGGCATGTgggtatctagttccctgcccagggatcaaacccttccccctgcattgggagctcaggggattaatcactagaccaccaggtaagtcccactTGTGTTTCTTAACCATAAGATGGGAGTTTCAATCCAGTATagataaaaaagataattttagtaGTTTTGAGAATCAGAATATATCAAAGAATGTTACCAATGAAGTAAGATTTAATCAGGGCTTTTGAGGAAGAGCAGAAGGAAGTTCTGTTGTTCATTTTCATTAGCACTAATGAGTCCTGAGACAGAGAAAATCCTGCCCAGTCTCTGCGAGCCCCTTATATAACCCTCCTCAGTGTTATAAATTCCCCTCATGTCCTCTTCTTTGTCATCCATCATATGAAAAAGAGAGGACCTcctcaatatattatatatatatatataatatatactgagGTCTCAGTATACAAATCCTGAGTACAGACATGTGACAGACACCATTTCCTCTCTGATtgccaatttctttttctttgaggtaAAATTTACAGTAAAATACACAGATCTTAAGTGTCCTATTTGATAAGTTTTGAAAAATGGTAGTGAACTCCCTGGTCAAGACAGAAAATACTTACTTCACCAAAGAAGTCTTTCTTTGCCCCTTCCAGGCAATGACCACTCCCACCCTATGCATTAGTTGAATAAAGAGAAGTGTCATTTTTCGCTTTGGGTAGGTGGACTGTAGGTGATGAAAAGAGTTACGGAGGAAGAACACTGGGAGTCAACACAACAGAGTTTTTCCTGTCCAAGAGGTAACTCACAGCAATTACTTTCCAAAAGAATATAGACAGGGCagaggtttattttaaaatatagatttctaAGTAAGTAAGTTTCAATCTGTCTCCTTTCCTAATTCACTTCAAACCTTTTCATTCATCattgaataaacatttattgagcaccgaCTATGTTTGGCTCTTCTAGGAGGTTGTTGTGATACCCACACGCACAAACAAATTGACAAATCTTTTTATACTGTTGGGGAAGACAAACAAATTATAAATTAGAGGAGATAAGTATTATGGAAAAGGGGGCATGGGGTATAAGGCACTTTAGGAGGGCCTTGAAAGCCATTACAAGGATTTTGGTTTTCCCTCTGAATCAACAGGATCCAAGAGAGGGTTTTGAGCATTGTCATAATCCAACATATTTCAGAAGGATCATttcacatacacaatggagtatttttCAGTGTCTATAATcaactttattttaatataatctaAACACATATCATTTAGAAAATACCAAGAAATATTTATGTACAAGAGCTGATGCTATTGCATTTGAAAAAAGCTGGCAAGTTCCTGCTACGAGCATATCCCAGGAGATACCACTGAGGAAACCTGATATATTGGAGTAGATGTTGTGGCATTTGGCCCAGTTTGATAGCCCTCAGGGTTAACCTGAAGTTGTCAATGTTTGATACTAGATGTAGAACATCTCGTAAAACCACTTCATTGATTTGCAACAAAATCAAAACCCTGCAATCATTAAGACTTCTTATACATATCTAAATTTTTAAGCAGACTGTCATATTTTAAGTCCAAGTTTCCTGGAATAGTCTGCAGTGCTAATCTTGCAAACAAAATATCAATCTCTATCCCATCAAACAGTTTGATAACTGGTACAAATAAATGCCTCTTCAACAGTTCTTAAATCTTTTACTTCTCCCTGTAATTTCAACTTATCATAGAATGAGGTGAAAAAGTCACTTCAATCCACATGTCTTGCTACAACACACAATGTATCAATACTGGCAGTTTTTTGTATATACTCCTAATCTGTAAGATCCAGGTGTAAACAGTTTCCCATCAGCATGTTCAGTTACAGATTGCGGAAGATTCTTGCTTTCACTGATTTCTCGTATCCAGTCTTTTACCAGGTTAATTTTCCCAAAATTAAAATCCTGCACTGAAGTTCCTCTTTCTCTTCAAAAACCCCAAAGGGCTTCAGAGTCTCCACTAGTTTTTGTGTAAGCAGGCAGTTGGTCTCCTTGGGGGCTGCTAAGCGGAAGGGAGAGGTAATGCCATAGTGCTTCTGTCGCGGGTGTGTTTGCTGCGATCCCTGCTTTGTACTGGAAACAGCTTTGTCTCGGCCCAGTCATACTCCGCCCCCCTCTCCTGCAACAGCAGCCAGCCATACTCTGGGCAGGATCCGCTGATATGGGAAGGAGGGGCCTTGGCTGCCTCAGCCCTGGTCCAACCTCACTCCTGCTCTGGcctagataattttattttaaaataaaagttttaagtttaaaattttctagctGCCTTTTTACTAGAGGCACTATAATGTATCATTTAATCCGGAACACTTAAAAAATTAcacataaaatacacataaaatatagACATCTTAAGTGCATAGGTTGTGAATATTTACATATGGATGGGTGCATCTAAGTAACTGACACCCAGATGAAGGTAAGCTCACCTAATTACGCTGAGACAAGAGGCATAATCAGGACTGATTGCTTCCCTGTGAATAGATTCTTTGGGGCAAGAATATTGTCAGTGATACATTGTATCACGTCAGGAAACACATTTCTGTTTGTACCATGCCTGGTGATGATAAGGTTGAGTATCTGGTTAAGGTGTACATGACCAAATTTCAACTGTTGCCTATAAGATCCATCTTGTCCAATGTAGAGATTTACTTGAGGCATTTTCAAGCAAATTAATTCCATTCAGTgacttagtatttttaaaatgtcccaATCTCATTTGTCCTCTGCTCCCTTAGGGCTGGGCATCTTTGGACAGACAgtcacttctgcttctgtttcccaTCAGTtcacaggttttcttttttcatgtaacCTTGTAAGCAGGCTGTGCACCTTGGAAGCAGGAAGCATGGAGAGAGTGGAGCGGCCCAGAATTCAGCTGTCTAGTCACCGTGGAGTTGATTGTAGTCACTTCTCTATCATTAATTATAATCATAGCTGTACCCTTTTAGTGGTATTATGATTTCACTGCAGGCTTTTTGTTAATACTTTATTCCTATAAAGTAAATGAAATGTTTTAGAATTGAGAGGAAATAGCAAGTTGCATTCCTGAAAAGAACCAAGAAACCCACCCTGAAATCCCAATAAAGTCTCCCTTAAACTTTAGGACCATGTGTGGAAAGCATGTAGCCATGTCATCAAAGAATGACAATATTCAAGTTATATTATTCTCTAATATGTTCCTGTCCTGTGCAGCTCATGACCAGGAGAGATCCCACTGGGAACTTAAACTATTTGCCCAGTGGCCCAAGAATGCTACTAAAAGGCTACCCAAAGTGACCTCCATTGTATTCAACTTGCTTGACAAAAGATTGTGGCAGGAAACAGGATAGCTGAAATGGGAAAAGATGAGTGCACACTCACATACGTCCTCCTGTGGGACATGTTGTTTGTGCCAGGGCCTGAAGGCTGGCACTTCTGGCCGTGGATGGGGAGAGTCTAGCTGGAGGCTCTTCCCCCCACCACCTGAGGCTTCAATTTTCCAACTGCCCTAGACCTCTGGCATTCAGTCATGATGATACCAAACATGGGCCCCCAGCATGCCAACAGAACTTGGGATGAAGCCCAGAATGGTTTCCTGCACAACTGTGGGGTGAGGAGATGGATCCCTGGGAACCAAGTCTGGGCGGAATCAGCCTCTCTATCCAGAAGGATGGATCTccttccatcctcctcctccataGGCCCCTCTCCTAAGCTAAGCCCAGAAGCACACTTAGCTCTCTTCAgcagaaaacatgacaactcCCTCTGAGCATCCTGCTACTCCCCCATTTGTGCCTTTCAGAAAATACCTCCGATTGCAGCCTCTACTTCTCTCCTCCCCTTATTCAACCCACACCAAATCATCTACATTCTCTACTGCTTTCAATCTTCTCCAATCTATTATGTTATCTGTATCTTCTTCAGCTTCATTTGATATGACACTGCTGTTCCTTGAAGCTGTCTTCAGCCCCCGTGCAGCTCTTACCCTTATTAGTGTCTAAGTATAATCACCAAATAATTATCTAGTAGCCAGGTTTCTTCTTACGCACCTATAGAAGGTACCAGGCCCTTTAAACATGAGAAACTGTATTATCCCACATGATTTTTCTAATAGATCTTGTATCCTACACTCCTCGGAAGTATAAGTCTCAGTTAATTTACTTGCTTAAAACTTTTCAGTGGCCCATCACCCAGGGATGGTCTGAAGCTTATTTTCCATGACATTCTGTCACTACTGGCAATTTCTTTGTCCTAAGTCTTTTCACAACCTTGGCATTGGTCCCTATACTGAAAAATGATCTTACATCCTCCTTTACATCTAGATAATTCTTCCTTTAAATTAAGAAACTTCCTGTTTGATCACAGTCATCACATGGTGATACAGTTGTTTACATAGCAGTTATCCCCATTATACTGTAGGCCACTTAAATGAAGGATTGTTTTGCTAGTCATTAATTCTGTGTAGTACATATGCCTGGGATGTAGTAATTATACAGTGGGTACTGCCTCAAAGTTATGGGTCTCCAGGTAGATGCATTAAGCCTTGacataaaaatgttctttttcccAGGAATATACTTTCCTAGCGAGAATTTTTGTGAAACTCTTTACTGACAACTTGTGCTTGAAATGCAGGGCTAATTAAGATAAACATGTATCTCTTTTCTCCCTCCAACTGAAAAACAGATGCCCACATTCAGTGTGTAGAAAAGTACCAGGTAATTACCTGTGTACACACTCAGGGCACAGCATATTGTCCTCCAGGTGTGGGGGTGGAAAATCACCAGAAGGTATCAGGAAGAATGCGGACACCTTCCTTCGTTTTCCAGGCACCCATGCCTGCCCAGCATGAAACTGTAAACGAACCCAGCCTTCTGTGTTAGCTGGGAGACTTCTCCCGTGGACCACGCACCAGCGGACCTCTGGGGAAGAAATAGAGAGGCAATTATGAACACAGCAAGACCCAGTCCTAATGTGTGAGTCTGCACCATGGCCTTTGACTCAACTGTCTTTCTCAAGTGCCAGCTCTCAGATACTAACACTGGACGCCTACTTATTCCAATCTATTCCTCTTAGAAAATAATGTAagaacattaaatttttaaaaagaaatttaaaatttcctgttaaaaatttttaaaagaaacaaataatacaGTCGGATGTGTAGAGGCAAGTGGGTAGATGACAGTGtgttctggggtgggggtggggtcaaaCCTTACCTCTGCCCATCTGGGATTCTGACAAAAACACTAACAAAGGAAAAACAGTTGATGAATTCATGCAGCACACAcagtttagggggaaaaaagcaaaaactagcTTAAAATGGTAGCTTAGACCATCTTATATAACACCTTCTGACAAAGAATAATACATTTGTAAAGAAATGACAGGACAAAGGGAAGCAGTTTCATGCTCCCACGGGTGGCAAACAGTGGGAAGGTAAATATATGAGAGGAAACTAATGGATGAGGTATGTTTGCAGGTTACTCTGGATAAATCTGTCTCCAGCAAAAAGAATATAGATATCCTGCCTTTAGGCAAGAAAAGGCGAGACTTCTCTGGGTTTGCTGCTTCTTAATTGCCCTCAGCTCAAGATTTTTATGGCAAAGAGCATTCATTCTGGCTTCCTTCAATAGAAACATTAAGCCAGATTAGGTCTGGGAAGGCCATCAGTTCAGGGGTCTCAtatcttaaaaattttgtttagttttctagCAACATCAATGGTTTAATGGAGACGGGTGTCTTACACATCTGAAGCAAAGTCCTGGAATAACACCCCACTGTGTGCAAAAGACAGTGGGCAGGATATGCTCCCAAGCTTTTCTCCTGAGGGGCAAGGGAGGTCACCAGGGGATAAGGGTCTCAACAGACATTGTAATGGCTAACTAGTGCATGGTCTTCCTTAATTTTATCTCCTTgataaaagagcctcttgataaacgtgaaagagagtgaaaaagttgccttaaagatcaactttcagaaaactaagatcatagcctctggtcccatcacttcatgggaaatagatggggaaacagtggctgactttactttttggctccaaaatcactgcagatggtgactgcagccatgaaattaaaagacgcttactccttggaaggaaagttatgaccaacctagacagcatattgaaaagcagagacattactttgccaacaaaagtctgtctagtcaaggctatggtttttccagtggtcatgtatggatatgagagttggactataaagaaagctgagtgccgaagaattgatgcttttgaactggggtattggaaaagactcttgagagtccttggactgcaaggagatccaaccagtccatcttaaaggagatcagtcctgggtgttcattggaaggactgatgttgaggctgaactctaatactttggccacctgatgctaagagctgactcttttgaaaaaaccctgattctgggaaagactgaaggcaggaggagaaggggccgacgatgagatggttgaatggcatcactgactcaatatgcatgagtttgagtaaactccgggagttggtgatggtcagggaagcctggcgtgctgcagtccatggagtcgcagagtcagacacgactgagcaactgaactgaactgaattttatctTCTGTAACTCTTACAAAAACATCATGAAATAGGTATATTATTATTAACCTACTTTACCTAGAGCAACCTGGAAACTAGAGACACAGGGCTTTAGCCCAGGCAGTTGATTTTAGAGCCTGCTTTTACTTTTGTAATTCtttaaagaagggggaaaaattaaGCCAGATTGCTGTCTTCTTCTGATGACTTCATTAATTTagaacagtgtttctcaaatCTGGTCCCCAGATTAGCAGTGCCTGGGAAATTGTTGCAAATATAAATTCCCAGGCCCTACCAAGACCTGAATCAGAAAAATCTGTGGCTGGGACTTAGGAATCACTATGCCTTCAGGTGATATTGATAATATTCTGAAGTTAGTCAGGGGCTAATATCAGTTAAGCTTCTTTCCCCACCTGAACCAGAACCTGTTCTTAAAAATGAGcttactaggacttccctggtggcaccgtggataggaacctgcctgccaatgcagcggacaTGGGTTGTATCCTTGGTACGGGAAGATTttacatgccgtggagcaactaagcctgggtgccacaactcctgagtccaagtgctgtaactactgaagctggCTCGCCTAGAAGCCTGTGGTCCACAAGAGAAGGctccgcaatgagaagctcacccactgcaactagagagtagtgcCCAGTCcctgcgactagagaaagcccatgttcagcaatgaagacccagtgcagccgcaaagaaatatacaaacatatatattttaataatgatcTCACCACAGGTCTCTTGTGATCCTACTGACTCCGACTTCACTGCCCTGGCTGTCATTCTGCTCCAGGCGGCAAACACAGCTTCTGAGTCGAGGGCAGAAGTTGATACAACTGCCTCAAGAGGCGGAGGAGCTCCCTCGAGGGCAGGTGGCCCCCGTGCAAGAGGAACAGCCCCATCAGAAGATGTTTTCTCAACAGAGCATTCCAGTGGTAGTTCCCCCTTTTCTATCTTTATCCTTTTCGATAGTGACAGGATCCTGGCCTCCTGTGTTGTGGCAGGAATGTTCTACAAAGAGGGTTTAAAAGATGAAAGGCTATTATTCTACTCACTTTCTGATGCTAAAATAAGTAATTAGGATGAGAACTAAATCTTCTACTGAGCCACATTCCCTACAAATTACTCACTTTTTGATGAGGGTAAGCATATTCACAGAGTCGTTTATATCCATCTAGTTTCtaagagaagagaagagtgagTGATTAATCAGACTAAGGTTCATGGTTTTCCTCCCAAGAGCCTCATTCCCACTCTGGACTCTCACCGGgcctttggtgctcagttttaaCTGCTGGCACCAAGCACGAATGACATCCCTGTGGACCAGGTTGACAGGCGGCAGGACTTCAGGTAGAGGGGGGATGGGGATCCGCGTCGGTGTCTTCGGAGGTTTCACACGGGCACAGCGTTGTGATGTGTCTCCTGGACCGCAAGCTGAAGGGGAATGGGATAGAATGAGCAATAACTAACTTTAATGTAGACCTTTCGAATGTCAAAAGTACACTTTTAGTTCTCAGTAGTCTAATCCCCACTGTACAATCCAATGATTCCCAAAAGACTACCTAACCTCCAAGGATGTACGTGtgcagtcacgtctgactctttgcggccccaaggactgtagctcgccagggtcctctgtccatgggatttcccaggcaagaatactggaatgggttgccatttcctcctccaggggatcttcctgacccagggatcaaaccctcatctcctgcattggcaggtagattctttatcactgagccacctggaaagtcacaAACTTCAAGGGACAGAACCTCAAACCTAAGACTGACTATTTCTGAATCCCTCAGTTTTCTTACTTCCTAAAACTCCCCACTACTCACACACACTTGCTCTTTTGTTAGAGCAATAAGCCACAGACTCCGAAGAGGTTGACCCAGAGACGGCACTTCTCTAGAGGTTAACCTAGAGAGTGCACTTCCAATTCCTGAGGGAATAATAGAAGTTTTTAGAACTGAGGTCATAAATACTCAGTGATATCTTGCCCTCTCAGCACAAGACAAAACAAACCACTCAGCAATGCTACACAACTACTAGCACCCATAGCCCTTGCAGCCCACCGGTTCCCTGATGCACTCACATACTCTTACCATTCAAGAAGGATTCAAAGGACACACCTCCAGAACAGCCACAACTATAGTGACACTAAGTGTAGGTGGTTTGCCTCATTCTTCTAAGTGAATTACAACTGACCCTCCACCCTGACCTTGACCCAGCTTAGCATAAAGTGAAGCGTCAAGGGTGGGATTTCAAATTTATACCCATCTGTACTCCGATCACTACACATTGAGCTCCTTatctcccagcagcagagtaGGAGGAACAATGCTCAGAACCAGGAGGTGAGACTTAAGCTGGGCTTCAAAGTGTAGGATTTACAGAATGCAGGATGAAAGTTTCTTTCCtactttttcagaaaaaaaatccctcagCCTTCTCAGACCCAAGGAAACACGATTTGAGGAACTGTAGCTCTCTTACCTGTGCTATTTTTggtatctctttttcttttggcccCCTGTGCTGAGTTTTTTGCTTTCTCTGCTTCACCAGAAGTTCCCTGTCCCTCTTCAGCTTCTACTGATGTGAGTTTGCAACTCGTATGTTCTTCAGATTTCTCTTTGGAGTTGCTCTGGGGACAGAGGAACCAGCTAGTCATTGTTTTGGGGTCCGCCCCACTGCATCCACTGCCTGACTTCAGATACCTCACGTCCAAGTCACCAAGACAATCATTGAACTGTGCTGGCAATGTGGAATCCCTTCTGGACATCATCTTAATACTCAGGTTTATAAGAAAGGCAAGCAACGATGGGGAAATGGAAGGCCGATTTGAAAGTATGAGAAAAGGGGAATTCaatggttgtccagtggttaggactctgctttcactgccaagggtccaagttcaatccctggttggggagtgggggaactaagattctacaagcCAATCAGCACAGCTCCCTCctcccaaaaagaaagaaaagataaaacaaaaggcATAGAAGAAACTAGTCTCTGCTTGGAGAAAACCCTAAGATCTCTCAtcatatccattctccctcacctggaagatttttttcttccctatttCCCTCCTTGACCTCTACCAGATAAACCTCTCCTGTACTGTTGCTCCAAGCTACTGTCATGAAACTCCTTTCCAACCTATTTACTTTGCTGGAAGGGATATCACTCAACTCTACACACACCACCCTCCCTTATATTCATATCCTTAAACTTTAATCCTCTTTCAGAAGCTCATTCTAAGTGTTAAGTTCATCTAATAACTTTTACTTTATAGACCAATACAAATCAACTGATTCATTCCTACCACTTGATGTAGGTTTATATTTGCTTGTGTGATTTGATCCATACCTGTTATTCCATTTGATTAGGAGGGTAGAATTCATTTCCCTTTTGTTGTAAGAAATACTGGTTAActcaaaagaaacaagagaacagTAGGGATAAAACTGTTTGATACAAAGAAACTAACATCTGTTGAGTCTATACCTTCTATCAGGTATTGTTCCACAGGACAACACtccttttctttcaattttcagATGCAGAAGTTTAGGCTCA
This genomic window contains:
- the DPPA4 gene encoding developmental pluripotency-associated protein 4 — encoded protein: MESTNKESNSKEKSEEHTSCKLTSVEAEEGQGTSGEAEKAKNSAQGAKRKRDTKNSTACGPGDTSQRCARVKPPKTPTRIPIPPLPEVLPPVNLVHRDVIRAWCQQLKLSTKGPKLDGYKRLCEYAYPHQKNIPATTQEARILSLSKRIKIEKGELPLECSVEKTSSDGAVPLARGPPALEGAPPPLEAVVSTSALDSEAVFAAWSRMTARAVKSESVGSQETCEVRWCVVHGRSLPANTEGWVRLQFHAGQAWVPGKRRKVSAFFLIPSGDFPPPHLEDNMLCPECVHRNKVLTKSLQ